The segment GACTGCTTTGTTTCAAATCATAAATGGTGAAGAAGAGCCTGTTGCAGGAGAATATAAATGGGGTGTGACAATCACAACTGCATATCTACCACTAGATAATACGAAATATTTTGAATCGGATTTGAACTTAGTCGATTGGCTTGGTCAGTTTAGCTCTGGTAATGAAGTTTATCTTAAAGGCTTCTTAGGAAGAATGTTATTCTCGGGAGAAGAAGTTTTGAAGAAAGTAAATGTTCTTTCTGGGGGAGAAAAAATGCGTTGTATGATTGCTCGTATGCAATTGAAGGACGCAAACTGCTTGATTTTAGATACTCCAACCAACCACTTGGACCTAGAATCTATTCAGGCATTTAATAACAATTTGAAAAGTTATAAAGGCAATGTCCTTTTCTCTTCTCATGACCATGAATTTATTCAAACTGTAGCAAATCGTATTATTGAATTAACTCCTAATGGAATTATTGATAAGATGATGAGCTATGATGATTATATTCACTCTGATCATATCAAAGAATTAAGAGATAAATTCTATAAGTAAGAAATTTAAAAAGCTCGTTTTGAACGGGCTTTTTTTATGCTTAGAGGTTGAGTTTATTTGAGCAACTTCTTTAAAGAATAAAAGCGACTTGTGTGATATGACAAGTCGCTTTTATATTATTTATTTCTAGGTTATGTTTCTTACTTATTTAGCATAGACTAATTTATTCTTTACTCCTTCACCAAATATATTTTCTCCTATTGCAGTGATATTATTGCCCAAAGCTCTAACCACATCAAGTGCATGGCAATTTATAAAAGCTCCATAATCAATAGAAGTTAAGGAAGCGGGCAGAGTTAATATAGGTCCTAGCTTATTACAATTATCAAAAGCTCTTAACCCTATAGTTTTTAAATTTCTTGGGAGATAAGTTGTGATTAAATTTACTTTTTGAGCGAATGTATATTCTGGTATTTCAGTAATATCTGTTTCTGTTAAATCTACATAAACCAAATTAGACATAAAATCACGAATTAATCTCAGGTCATCTAGATCTACAATGCCTGTAAGAGTAAGATAATTGACATCTTTGGGTTGTATGCCTTCTCTAGAGAGTAGTTCAGCTAAACTTTTGTCCGACTGTAGGTGTAGGTTTACTCTTATCGGTTCACTGTCTATGATTGCAAAATCAGTCCATTGCTTTTTACTCGTAAAATTTTCTTTGCAACCTGCTGGAACAAAGACAGCAGTTCGTTGTGGAGATAAAGCCGTATCCCCTAGAGTAGGAGCAGTACCTCTGGTACTAACTAGCACCTCAAGTTTAGGACAATTAGCAAAAGCATATTTATCAATGGCATTTAGGCTATGAGGTAAAATTACTTTCTCTAATGATGGCTTCCCTTTTGGATCGTAATCCGTTTTTTCAGAAAAAGCATGTGCAGGTATTGAGTTACTATTATAGACTTGAAAAGCATCTACTGTACCTTTTTTCCCTATGTAGTTTTTGATATCAACTGCTGATAAATCTAATACTCTAAGATTCTTAAATTCATCTCTCAGGTGTTTGAAGTCAATAGCATTTATCTTACCCGTTAAAGTAAGATGTGTAATCTTGTTTGCTTCATCTAATGTTAGTTCTGAAATAAGAGATCCTGCTTTTTTAACAAAAATAGCTTTCTCTATTTTTTGAGCCCACAAGCTACAAGGACCTAATAAAAGAGCTAGGGCTAGATAAATAAGTCTTCGTGTATTCATAATTTATTCTGTTCAATGTTTTTTAAAGATAACTGTATGCGTTTACGCTCTAAATCGACCGAAAGTACTTTTACATAAATTTGTTGGTGTATAGAAACGTATTGAGTAGGGTCTGACACAAATTCATTAGCCATTTCAGATAAATGTATTAAACCATTTTCTTTAATGCCAAGGTCAACGAATGCTCCGAAGTTAGTAATGTTTCCCACAATACCCGGCAGAATCATTCCTTCTTTTAAATCTTCTATAGTTCTGATGTTCTGATCGAACTGGAAGACCTTAATGGCTTTTCGAGGATCTCGTCCTGGTTTCTTCAACTCAGACATTATATCTTTAAGTGTAGGTAACCCTACTTGGTCTGTAATGTACTGCTGAATATCCACACGGCTTTGAAGTTCTTTCTGTGCTATAAGTTCTGGAACTGTACATTTCATGTCTTTAGCCATTTTCTCTACGATATGATAACTCTCAGGGTGGACTGCTGTATTATCTAGTGGGTTTTCACCCTCTCTTATTCTTAAAAACCCTGCTGCTTGTTCATACGTTTTAGCTCCCATACGAGGTACTTTTAGGAGTTCTTTTCGTGAAGAAAAAGGTCCGTTTTCTGTTCGGTAATCTACTATGTTTTGAGCCAATTGAGGACCAAGTCCAGAAATATAAGTGAGTAGGTAAGTACTAGCTGTATTTACATCTACTCCCACAGTATTTACACAATTTATAACTGTTTGATCTAGAGCTTTCTTTAGTTTGGTTTGGTCAACATCATGTTGGTATTGTCCTACACCAATAGACTTTGGATCTATTTTAACCAATTCAGCAAGAGGATCAATAAGTCTTCTAGCAATGGATACAGCACCCCTTACAGTAACGTCGTATTCAGGAAACTCTTCCCTTGCAATCTTAGATGCTGAGTAGATAGATGCACCTTGTTCACTTACTACAAACACCTGTAACTCTCTGTCAAACTGCTGGTGAGTAACAAAGTATTCTGTTTCTCGACTAGCTGTACCATTGCCTATAGCTATAGCTTCTATTTTATAAGCTTCCACCATCTTTCTCAATTTGGAAGCTGCTTCAGGCTTCTTATTGTGAGGAGGGTGAGGAAAGATATTTTCGTTGTGCAATAGATTTCCTTGAGCATCTAGACAGACTACTTTACAACCTGTTCTGAACCCTGGGTCTATTCCTAGTACTCTTTTTTGTCCGAGGGGTGGGGCAAGAAGAAGTTGCTTTAAGTTCTCTTTAAAGACTTCTATTGATTCATCATCTGCTGTTTCTTTACTAGAATTAGCAAACTCTGTTTCTATGGCCGGTTTAAGTAGTCTTTTATAAGAATCCTCAATTGCTTTTTCTATAATTTCAGTATTTCTCCCATGTCCCTTGATTAGATATCGTTTGGTTTTATCTATTAAATCATCTTCATAATTGGGAGTAATAGAAACTCGTACTATCTTTTCTGCCTCAGCTCTGCGAATAGCTAGTAAACGATATGACGTAATTCTCTTTAGCGGCTCAGAAAAATCAAAATAATCTCTGTACTTTTCACCTTCTTCCTCCTTGCCTTTGATTACTTTAGACTCAATTAAGCCTTGTCTGTCAAATTGTTGTCTAGTAATATTTCTTACCGTTTCATTCTCGTTAATCTGTTCGGCAATAATGTCTTGAGCTCCATCAAGAGCATCTTGTTCTGTGGCAACTTCATCGGAGAGGTATGCCGCTACTTTAGAGCTGTAATCTCCGTTTTGTTGAAGTAGAATAAAATGGGCTAGAGGTTCTAGTCCTTTATTTCTCGCTATTTCTGCTCTTGTTCTACGTTTGGGTTTGTAGGGGAGATATATATCTTCAAGAGTATTGAGTTCCCAAGTGTTTTCTATCCTTTTTTTGAGCTCAGGAGTCAAAGCACCTTGCTCTTCTATGGTAGATAAAATACTTGTTTTTCTTTTTTCAATCTCTGTAAGTTCTTCGTGTTTTTTAGCAATCTTCTCTATTTGAACTTCATCTAATCCGCCCGTAGCTTCTTTTCTATACCTACTAATAAAGGGGATACTAGCACCTTCTTGTAAAAGTTTTACGGTATGACTTATCTGTGCTATGGCAATATTTAGCTCATTTGAAATGATTTTATTGAATAATGTCATGTTCTATTTTTACTTAGATATTTTCTCAAATTTACATATTAATTCTTATCAACTCTTATCTTTGTATATAAATGAAAATCAAAATTCAATAGGATTTGTTAAGATTATAAAACAATGATGCATATCGATATGAAAAAACTAGTTGGCTTATTTCTGATTCTATTCTTGTATATACCCAGTTTGTGGGCACAAGAAGTTCATATTAAATTTCTGATAACGAGTGATGTACACGGAAACTATTTTCCTTATAATTTTATTACTCAAGAAGGCTGGGAGGGTAGTTTGGCAAGGGTTTACAGCTATGTAGAGCAGCAACGTAAAGCTCTCAATAATCAGGTTGTACTGCTTGATAATGGCGATATTTTACAAGGTCAGCCTACAGCTTATTACTCCAACTTTATAGACACCGTTTCCCCTCATATTACTTCGTCGGTAATGAATTATATGAAGTATGACATCGGTAATGTGGGCAATCATGATGTAGAAACAGGTCGGTCGGTGATGGGAAGATGGATTCGTGAGTGTAATTTTCCTGTACTCGGAGCCAATATAATGGATGAAACAACTCATGTTTCTTATCTCAGACCTTATGAGATTATACAAAGAGGTGGAGTAAAAATTGCTATTTTAGGAATGATTACACCTGCTATTCCTGTGTGGTTGCCTCAGAATTTGTGGAAGGGACTCTATTTTGACGATATGGAAAAGACAGCACAAAAATGGGTGAAAATCATTCAAGAAGAAGAACAACCGGATGTGTTGATTGGTATATTCCATGCAGGAAAAGAACCTCGACAGATGGGCGAATACCTTGATAATGCTTCTATGCTTGTAGCACAAAATGTTCCTGGTTTTGATGTAGTGATGTTTGGTCATGATCATCAAAAAGCTTGCGAAAAAGTAGATAATATTGCTGGAGATTCGGTATTGATTATCAATCCTGCAAATAATGCCTTCTTCTTAGGGGATGTAGATATTAAACTTACTTACGATCAGAATAGCTTAATTGATAAAGAAGTTGAAGGTAAACTTGTAGATTTGAGAAAAACAGAAGTTAGCAAAGACTTTATGAAGCATTTTGATCAAGAATTCAATACCATAAAGGACTTTGTATCGGCTAAGATAGGGGAGTTTTCTACCACTATTTCTACTCGTGATGCTTATTTCGGATCTTCTGCATTTATTGATTTAATCCATAATTTACAGTTAGATATCTCAAAGGCAGACATTTCTTTTGTGGCACCTCTTTCTTTTGATGCTCAAATTGATAAAGGAGATGTGTTTGTAAGTGATATGTTTAATCTGTACAAATATGAAAATATGCTATATGTGATGGAGTTGAGTGGTCAAGAAATAAAAGATTTCTTGGAAATGTCTTATTCACAGTGGATTAATCAGATGAAATCTTCTGAAGATCATTTGCTATTGCTTAAAGAAGAACGCACTGGTAGTGATGAACGTACCGTTTTTAAATATTTTAGCTACAACTTCGATTCGGCAGCAGGAATTATTTATGATGTAGATGTTACTCAATCTCAAGGTAATATGATCCATATCAAGAGTATGGCAGATGGAACACCGTTTGACTTGACAAAAACTTATAAGGTGGCTCTAAATTCGTATAGAGGAAATGGCGGCGGAGAGTTACTTACCAAAGGTGCAGGAATACCACACGATGAACTAACTAGCCGTATTGTGTATGCCACAGATAAAGATTTGCGTTACTACTTAATGGAAACAATTCGTAAGCAAGGAAAGATAGATCCTAAGCCTTTAAATCAGTGGAAATTTATTCCTGAAGAGTGGACTATACCTGCTGCAAAGCGTGATTACAAACTTTTATTTGGAGCTGAGAAATAACTATGACTAAGTTGACAAAAAAAGAAAGATATGAATCTCTACTCAGTCAAATAAAAGGTTTAGTTGAGGGAGAATCCAATCAAATTGCTAATATGGCAAATGTTGTTGCGGCTATATTTGCTGAATTTAAGTTTCATTGGGTAGGTTTCTACCTTGTAGAGGGAGATGAATTGGTGTTAGGGCCATTTCAAGGGCCAGTAGCTTGTACTCGTATCACTAAAGGGAAAGGAGTTTGTGGCACGGCTTGGGAAACAGGAAAAGTTCAAATTGTAGATGATGTGCATGAATTTCCGGGTCATATTGCTTGTAGTGCCTATTCTTTATCCGAAATAGTTATTCCTATTTATTCTAATAACAAAATAATTGGGGTGCTAGACATTGATAGCGATACCTATAGTTCATTTTCTAATGAAGATGAATTGTATCTTTCAGCCATTATGTCTCTTTTTTTAAAATAGAGTAAGAATTTAATTTAAGATTTGATTATTTGCCTTATCTTTGCTCATTCTAAATAAGACACGCTATTTAGGTGAGTAAAGTAAGGATAAAAAGAACGGCTTTATTATTAGCATTCCTATTTTTGGGATACTATATTAATCAAAGTATATTTCTGCATATGCACTATGTGGATGGAGTTGCTATAACGCACTCTCACCCATTTTCACATAGTCATTCTCACTCACACTCTGCTTGTCAATGCGTAGCTTTAGATCGCTTTACGCATTTCGATGCTTCTACCGATATATTATTCTCTTTTTTACCTCAACTATTCTGCATTACGTTTGAGTATGTAGAACTTATAGAAGATCATATCCCATCGGTATATACTCCCTATTTACTACTTAGAGGACCTCCCTCTGCTTTTTTCTATAGAATCAAGTGATACTTTTTCTTATGCCTATACGAGGTAGAAGAAGGTTTTTTATTGTCTATTTCTAAAAGCAAATCAAATTTAATGAAACATTATATTTTATTATTAATGGCATTTTTATCATTGAATGTCACTAATATAGAGGCATCTCCACGTGAAAAAACGGGGGTGATAAGGGGGAAAATCAATGAGAAATACTCGAAAGAATCTGTGCCTTATGCTACAGTCCAATTAGTAGGTCATGGTAGCGGTGCAGTATCTAAAGACGACGGAACATTTGTTATCGAGCACTTAGCAGAAGGTAAATATCTTCTGCGTGTTCAAGCAATGGGATATAGAACGCAAGAGGTAGATGTTATTGTATCTGCTCAAAAGCCATCTGTTGTAGATTTTATATTGGCTGAAGAAGCTTTTATGGTAGATGAAGTTGTTGTATCTGCCAATCGTAATGAAGTGAGCCGTAGGAATGCACCCGTAGTGGTGAATGTAATGAGTACTAAGCTATTTGAAACTGTAAACTCTACCGATTTAGCAAAATCTCTTAGCTATCAATCGGGTTTACGTGTTGAAAACAACTGCCAAAACTGTGGTTTTCCTCAAGTAAGAATCAATGGTCTTGAAGGTCCGTACTCTCAAATATTAATCAATAGCCGTCCTGTTATTAGTGCTCTTTCTGGGGTGTATGGATTAGAACAAATGCCCGTAAATATGATAGAGCGTGTTGAGGTGGTGCGTGGTGGTGGTTCTGCCCTTTTTGGGGCGAATGCAGTAGGAGGAACAATCAATATCATTACCAAAGACCCTATCAATAACTCTTTCCAAGTTGCTAGTACCTTTTCTAATATGAACGGAAAATCGTGGGAGCAATACGTGGGAGCCAATGCCTCTTTTGTAAGCAAAGATAATAAATACGGACTGGCTCTTTATCAGGCTTATCGCAATAGAAACCCTTACGATGCAGACGATGACGGTTTTACAGAGTTGGGTAAATTAAACATGCATACCTTTGGTTTGCGTGGTTATTATCGCCCTACTGATATGGGTAGATTAACTGTGGAATATCATACCACCAACGAGTTTCGTAGAGGAGGTAATAAACTAGATATGCAACCTCACGAAACAGATATTACGGAACAAACTAAACACGTTATCAATTCTGGTGGATTAAGCTATGATCAATACTGGAATGAATATAAGCAAAAGCTTTCTGTATATGGTTCTATTCAGCATACCGATCGTAAAAGCTATTATGGAGCAGAACAAGACCCCGATGCTTATGGTAAAACTTATGATTTAACTTGGGTAGTAGGTGGTATGTTTGTTGGAAAAATGGATAATTGCCTGATTGGTCCAGCTACATTTACAGGTGGATTGGAGTATCAAGATAACGATTTGCACGATGTCATGTTGGGCTATGGTCGGGATATAGAACAGAAAGTTCATATCATGGGTGGCTATGTTCAAAATGAATGGGATTGGGAACGTTTTAACCTATTAATAGGTGGACGTTTAGATAAACATAATTTGGTAAACAATGCCATATTTAGTCCCCGAGTAAACTTCTTATATAAAGCTACTGATAACCTGCAAGCACGTCTTACTTATTCAACAGGTTTTCGTGCACCTCAGGCATATGATGAAGACCTACATGTGGCAGCAGTAGGTGGTGAAGGTATCCAAATCAAACTATCTGATGATTTAAGAGAAGAGCGTTCTACAAGTTATAGTGGTTCTCTAGATTGGACTACCTACATAGGACATTGGCAAACAAATATCTTAGTTGAAGGTTTCTACACAGACTTAAGACACGTATTCGTGTTGGAAGATATGGAAGATCCTGCTACTCAGTCTATTTACAAAGAGAGAAGAAATGGTTCGGGTGCTCGTGTATATGGAGCCAATATTGATGCTAAAATAGCACATGGTAGAGATGTCCAATTACAAGTAGGCTTTACTGCTCAAAGGAGTAAATATAAGAAAGACGAAGTGTG is part of the Bacteroides coprosuis DSM 18011 genome and harbors:
- a CDS encoding hypothetical protein (KEGG: bfs:BF1824 hypothetical protein~SPTR: Putative uncharacterized protein;~IMG reference gene:2504106874), producing MNTRRLIYLALALLLGPCSLWAQKIEKAIFVKKAGSLISELTLDEANKITHLTLTGKINAIDFKHLRDEFKNLRVLDLSAVDIKNYIGKKGTVDAFQVYNSNSIPAHAFSEKTDYDPKGKPSLEKVILPHSLNAIDKYAFANCPKLEVLVSTRGTAPTLGDTALSPQRTAVFVPAGCKENFTSKKQWTDFAIIDSEPIRVNLHLQSDKSLAELLSREGIQPKDVNYLTLTGIVDLDDLRLIRDFMSNLVYVDLTETDITEIPEYTFAQKVNLITTYLPRNLKTIGLRAFDNCNKLGPILTLPASLTSIDYGAFINCHALDVVRALGNNITAIGENIFGEGVKNKLVYAK
- a CDS encoding Tex-like protein (COGs: COG2183 Transcriptional accessory protein~InterProIPR006641:IPR003583:IPR022967:IPR018974:IPR 003029~KEGG: bfs:BF1871 putative RNA-binding protein~PFAM: Tex-like protein, N-terminal; Ribosomal protein S1, RNA-binding domain~SMART: Resolvase, RNase H-like fold; Helix-hairpin-helix DNA-binding motif, class 1; RNA-binding domain, S1~SPTR: Putative uncharacterized protein;~IMG reference gene:2504106875~PFAM: Tex-like protein N-terminal domain; S1 RNA binding domain~TIGRFAM: competence protein ComEA helix-hairpin-helix repeat region), whose translation is MTLFNKIISNELNIAIAQISHTVKLLQEGASIPFISRYRKEATGGLDEVQIEKIAKKHEELTEIEKRKTSILSTIEEQGALTPELKKRIENTWELNTLEDIYLPYKPKRRTRAEIARNKGLEPLAHFILLQQNGDYSSKVAAYLSDEVATEQDALDGAQDIIAEQINENETVRNITRQQFDRQGLIESKVIKGKEEEGEKYRDYFDFSEPLKRITSYRLLAIRRAEAEKIVRVSITPNYEDDLIDKTKRYLIKGHGRNTEIIEKAIEDSYKRLLKPAIETEFANSSKETADDESIEVFKENLKQLLLAPPLGQKRVLGIDPGFRTGCKVVCLDAQGNLLHNENIFPHPPHNKKPEAASKLRKMVEAYKIEAIAIGNGTASRETEYFVTHQQFDRELQVFVVSEQGASIYSASKIAREEFPEYDVTVRGAVSIARRLIDPLAELVKIDPKSIGVGQYQHDVDQTKLKKALDQTVINCVNTVGVDVNTASTYLLTYISGLGPQLAQNIVDYRTENGPFSSRKELLKVPRMGAKTYEQAAGFLRIREGENPLDNTAVHPESYHIVEKMAKDMKCTVPELIAQKELQSRVDIQQYITDQVGLPTLKDIMSELKKPGRDPRKAIKVFQFDQNIRTIEDLKEGMILPGIVGNITNFGAFVDLGIKENGLIHLSEMANEFVSDPTQYVSIHQQIYVKVLSVDLERKRIQLSLKNIEQNKL
- a CDS encoding 2',3'-cyclic-nucleotide 2'-phosphodiesterase (COGs: COG0737 5'-nucleotidase/2' 3'-cyclic phosphodiesterase and related esterase~InterPro IPR004843:IPR008334~KEGG: bth:BT_1236 2',3'-cyclic-nucleotide 2'-phosphodiesterase precursor~PFAM: 5'-Nucleotidase, C-terminal; Metallo-dependent phosphatase~PRIAM: 2',3'-cyclic-nucleotide 2'-phosphodiesterase~SPTR: Putative uncharacterized protein;~IMG reference gene:2504106876~PFAM: 5'-nucleotidase, C-terminal domain; Calcineurin-like phosphoesterase) — protein: MMHIDMKKLVGLFLILFLYIPSLWAQEVHIKFLITSDVHGNYFPYNFITQEGWEGSLARVYSYVEQQRKALNNQVVLLDNGDILQGQPTAYYSNFIDTVSPHITSSVMNYMKYDIGNVGNHDVETGRSVMGRWIRECNFPVLGANIMDETTHVSYLRPYEIIQRGGVKIAILGMITPAIPVWLPQNLWKGLYFDDMEKTAQKWVKIIQEEEQPDVLIGIFHAGKEPRQMGEYLDNASMLVAQNVPGFDVVMFGHDHQKACEKVDNIAGDSVLIINPANNAFFLGDVDIKLTYDQNSLIDKEVEGKLVDLRKTEVSKDFMKHFDQEFNTIKDFVSAKIGEFSTTISTRDAYFGSSAFIDLIHNLQLDISKADISFVAPLSFDAQIDKGDVFVSDMFNLYKYENMLYVMELSGQEIKDFLEMSYSQWINQMKSSEDHLLLLKEERTGSDERTVFKYFSYNFDSAAGIIYDVDVTQSQGNMIHIKSMADGTPFDLTKTYKVALNSYRGNGGGELLTKGAGIPHDELTSRIVYATDKDLRYYLMETIRKQGKIDPKPLNQWKFIPEEWTIPAAKRDYKLLFGAEK
- a CDS encoding GAF domain-containing protein (COGs: COG1956 GAF domain-containing protein~KEGG: ddi:DDB_G0271136 GAF domain-containing protein~SPTR: GAF domain protein;~IMG reference gene:2504106877~PFAM: GAF domain), with the translated sequence MTKLTKKERYESLLSQIKGLVEGESNQIANMANVVAAIFAEFKFHWVGFYLVEGDELVLGPFQGPVACTRITKGKGVCGTAWETGKVQIVDDVHEFPGHIACSAYSLSEIVIPIYSNNKIIGVLDIDSDTYSSFSNEDELYLSAIMSLFLK
- a CDS encoding hypothetical protein (KEGG: bfs:BF1875 hypothetical protein~SPTR: Putative uncharacterized protein;~IMG reference gene:2504106878), which gives rise to MHYVDGVAITHSHPFSHSHSHSHSACQCVALDRFTHFDASTDILFSFLPQLFCITFEYVELIEDHIPSVYTPYLLLRGPPSAFFYRIK
- a CDS encoding TonB-dependent receptor plug (COGs: COG4771 Outer membrane receptor for ferrienterochelin and colicins~InterPro IPR012910:IPR000531~KEGG: bfr:BF1811 TonB-dependent outer membrane receptor~PFAM: TonB-dependent receptor, plug; TonB-dependent receptor, beta-barrel~SPTR: TonB-dependent outer membrane receptor;~IMG reference gene:2504106879~PFAM: TonB dependent receptor; TonB-dependent Receptor Plug Domain), giving the protein MKHYILLLMAFLSLNVTNIEASPREKTGVIRGKINEKYSKESVPYATVQLVGHGSGAVSKDDGTFVIEHLAEGKYLLRVQAMGYRTQEVDVIVSAQKPSVVDFILAEEAFMVDEVVVSANRNEVSRRNAPVVVNVMSTKLFETVNSTDLAKSLSYQSGLRVENNCQNCGFPQVRINGLEGPYSQILINSRPVISALSGVYGLEQMPVNMIERVEVVRGGGSALFGANAVGGTINIITKDPINNSFQVASTFSNMNGKSWEQYVGANASFVSKDNKYGLALYQAYRNRNPYDADDDGFTELGKLNMHTFGLRGYYRPTDMGRLTVEYHTTNEFRRGGNKLDMQPHETDITEQTKHVINSGGLSYDQYWNEYKQKLSVYGSIQHTDRKSYYGAEQDPDAYGKTYDLTWVVGGMFVGKMDNCLIGPATFTGGLEYQDNDLHDVMLGYGRDIEQKVHIMGGYVQNEWDWERFNLLIGGRLDKHNLVNNAIFSPRVNFLYKATDNLQARLTYSTGFRAPQAYDEDLHVAAVGGEGIQIKLSDDLREERSTSYSGSLDWTTYIGHWQTNILVEGFYTDLRHVFVLEDMEDPATQSIYKERRNGSGARVYGANIDAKIAHGRDVQLQVGFTAQRSKYKKDEVWTTPEDNVQLTTRNMPRTPNLYGYFTLTTAFLKNFEWSLTGIYTGKMHVPHMAGYIKEPVMERTPEFMELGTKLSYSFKLKDNLQIQLNGGVQNMFNKFQKDLDKGTFRDSNYFYGPTQPRTYFVGLKISNL